In Streptomyces sp. NBC_01381, the sequence CATCGCCACCCAGGGCTTCCGTGAGCTCCAGGAAGGTCAGAAGGTGACCTTCGACGTCACGCAGGGCCAGAAGGGCCCGCAGGCGGAGAACATCCTCCCCGCCTGACGCTGACGCGTTGACACGAGGCTGGTGCCCGCACCTCACGGTGCGGGCACCAGCTCGTTGCTGTTTACAGAGTTTTTCTTTTTTCGGCTCGTGCTTGCAATTCGTTCGGCTGGTTTTCGCCGAGAATTCCTCGATGCGTGCCATATCGAGGAAGGTTCTCCTTGAACCGTTCAGGTCGTACGAACGATCGCTATTCCGGCAAGTCCAATCCCCGCGGTTTCGCAGCCCAGCGTTCTCGCGGCGCGGGCGGCCGTCCCGGCGGGCAGAGCCGCCGCCCCGCCGCACCGCAGGGTGAGTTCGCGCTCCCTGTCACCGTCACCCCGGGTCTGCCCGCCGTCGAGGCCTTCGGCGAGCTCGACATGCCGGAAGTTCTCCTGAAGACGCTGAACGGCCTCGGCGTGACGGAGCCGTTCCCGATCCAGGCCGCCACGCTGCCGAACGCGCTCGCGGGCCGCGACGTACTGGGCCGTGGACGCACCGGATCCGGCAAGACCCTCGCCTTCGGCCTTCCGCTCCTGGCCCGCACCGCCGGACAGCGCGCCGACTCGAAGCAGCCGCTGGCCCTGGTCCTCGTGCCGACGCGCGAGCTCGCCCAGCAGGTCACCGAGGCGCTCACCCCGTACGCGAGGGCGCTGAAGCTGCGCATCGCCACCGTGGTCGGCGGCATGTCGATCGGCAGGCAGGCCGGCGCGCTGCGGAGCGGTGCCGAGGTGCTCGTCGCGACGCCGGGCCGCCTGAAGGACCTCATCGAGCGCCGGGACTGCCGCCTCGACCGGGTGTCCATCACTGTCCTCGACGAGGCCGACCAGATGGCCGACATGGGCTTCATGCCCCAGGTCACCGAACTGCTCGACCAGGTGCGGCCCAACGGCCAGCGGATGCTGTTCTCGGCCACCCTGGACCGCAACGTCGACCTCCTGGTCCGCCGCTACCTCCAGGACCCGGTCGTCCACTCCGTCGACCCCTCGGCGGGCGCGGTCACCACGATGCGCCACCACGAGCTGCATGTGCACGGCGCCGACAAGACCGCCGCCGCCACCGAGATCGCGGCCCGCGACGGCCGCGTGATCATGTTCCTGGACACCAAGCACGCCGTCGACCAGTTCACCCGGCATCTGCTGGGCAGCGGCGTGCGCGCGGCCGCGCTGCACGGTGGCAAGTCGCAGCCGCAGCGCACCCGCACCCTCGCCCAGTTCAAGACCGGCGACGTCACTGTCCTGGTGGCGACGAACGTCGCGGCCCGCGGCATCCACGTCGACAACCTCGACCTGGTGGTCAACGTCGACCCGCCCAGCGACCACAAGGACTATCTGCACCGCGGCGGCCGTACCGCCCGCGCCGGCGAGTCCGGCAGCGTGGTGACCCTCGTCCTGCCCAACCAGAAGCGCGACATGAGCCGCCTGATGGCCGCTGCCGGGATCCGGCCGCAGATCACCCAAGTCCGTTCCGGCGAGGCGGAGTTGAGCCGTATCACCGGTGCGAAGGCGCCCTCCGGCATCCCCATCAGCGGCGCCGCGCCCACCGCTGAGCGCCCCAAGCGGGGCGGCGCCCCCTTCCGCGGGATGGGCACCCGTCCGGGGCGGGCCACCGGCGGCTCCCGGCGGACCACCGAGTCCCGTGAGCTGGCCGAGGCCCGCAAGGCGGCGCGGGTGCGGCGCAGCGCCTGACGCCTGATGCTTGACCTGTGCCGTTCTTGACCTTCGGGTCAAGAACGGTCTACAGTCATGATCATGGGAAGGCCGAAGCAGTTCGATCCGGACGCCGCCGTCGAGCAGGCCATGGGCGTGTTCTGGCGCAAGGGGTATGCCGCCACCACGCCGCAGGACCTCGTCGATGCGCTCGGTATCGGCAAGGGCAGTCTCTACAACACCTTCGGCAGCAAGCACGCCCTGTTCGAGCGGGCGCTGCGCCGCTACCGCGACAGTCAGGCCCTGGCCCTCATCGAGATGCTCGAGGAATCCGGGCCCGTCAAGGAGCGGTTGCGCGCGGCGCTCTGGCTCCTCGTCGACATGGACCTCGCCGACCCGGACCGCCGTGGCTGCATGGCGGTGAACACCGCGGCCGAGCTGGCCGGGGTGGACGAGGTGGCGACCGAACTGGTGCGGCGGATGTTCGACCGCACCGAAGAGGCGTTCCAGGCGCTGATCGAGAAGGGGCAGCGGGCGGGGGAGATCGATCCCGCGCGCGATGCCCGGGGCGCCGGGAGTCTGCTCCTGACGACGGTCGTCGGCCTGCGGCTCATGGCCCGCGTTGCCGAGGGGCCGGACCGCCTTTCCCGGGTGATCGACGCGACGGTCGATGCGCTCTGACGTACGCGAGCATGAGTAACTGAGCGGAATCCAGGCCGAATTGCGCGACCTTCCGTCTGCCCAGATTTTGTACCTGCAGTTCAAGAACTATCTCAACTCCACCCAAGGACCGGGGAGACCATGCAGCTCGACCTGAACTCCAAGACCGCCGTCGTCACCGGCGCGAGCCGCGGCATCGGCCTGGCCACCGTCAAGTCGCTGATCGACGAAGGCGTACGCGTCGTGGGCGCCGCCCGCACCATCACCCCCGAACTCAAGGAGACCGGCGCCTTCACGGTCTCCGCCGACCTCAGCACCGCCGAGGGGGTGGCCACCCTCATGGACGCCGCCTTCGCCGAACTCGGCGGCATCGACCTGCTGGTGAACAATGTCGGCGCAGGTGACGCGGTGGAGCCGGTCGGCTTCCTCGACACCGGTGACGTGCAGTGGCAGGGCATCTTCGACCTGAACCTGCTCAGCGCGGTACGCGTCACGCGTACCGCGCTGCCCAGCCTGATCGAGCGGCGTGGCGCGATCGTCAACGTCTCGTCCATCAACTCCCGGCTCCCCGCGGCCGGTCCCGTCGCCTACAGCGCGGCCAAGGCGGCGCTCACCGCCCTCGGCAAGTCACTGGCCGAGGAGTTCGGACCGAAGGGTGTACGCGTCAACACGGTCTCGCCCGGCGTGGTGCGGACCGCCATCTGGGAGGACCCCGAGGGCTTCGGCGGCAAGGTGGCCGCCGGTGCCGGGGCCGAGCACGGCGCTTTCCTCGCACAGATCCCCGACGCGTTCGGCATCACGACCGGGCGGATCACCGAAGCGCGGGAAGTGGCGTCCCTGATCACGTTCTTGCTCTCCGACGTGGCCGGGAACATCACGGGCGCCGACCACGTCATCGACGGCGGCACGGTCAAGACGATCTGAGGGATCAACGGCCGGAGGCATGCCCCCTGGGGTGACGATCCGGAGCGGGACCTGACTGGAGGCCGCGTCACTCTGGCTCTACGTTCCCCAACTCGGCCCGGGTGCTGGCGCCTTGGGCGAGCAGCCACCGTACGACGTCGTCGGCGTCCTGGGCGCGGGCGATGTCCAGGGGTGTCATGTCGTCGTAGCCGATCCAGTCGAGGTCCGCCCCTTGCTGGAACAGGCGTTGCGCGGTGGGGAGTTGGCCGCCGTGGCAGGCGCCCCAGAAGGCGCTGGTGATCGCCGGGCCGGTGGGCGGTTCGGCTGCGGTGATGAAGGCCTCGACCTGGTCGAGCAGGCCCAGCGTCGCCGCGTCCTGGAGGTCCGCGCGGGCGCCGTGCTCCAGCAGGCGGCGGGCCGCGCGCCACTGGCCGAAGCCGCGGGCGTCGGCGAGCGGGGTGCCGCCGCCGATCACGGCGCCGGTCGCCTCGATGTCGGCGCCCGCGGCGATCAGCGCGTCCAGGGCGATGACGTCGTCGTTGCTCGCGGCCCAGTGGAGCGGCGTCTCGGAGTGGGAGCCGACGAACCGGGCGCTGGGGTCGGCGCCCGCCGCGGCGAGGGCGGCGATGACCTCCGGGGCCTGCGGGTAGTGCCCCGGCCAGTCGGCCGCGATGTGCAGCAGGCTCCGCCCGCCCGCGGCGGGGCCTTCCGTGGTGATGGTGCCGGAGGCCAGACCGGGGTGATCGGCGAGGAGCCGGCGAAGCGCCTGGACGTCGCCCTTGCGGATCGCCTCGGTCGCCGAGATGGCAAGTGGGTCAAGGGAGTTGAGATTCTTCACGAGGGGGTCGGCCTCCTGCTCGGGCGCTCTCGGGTGCTCTCGGGCGGTCTGGTCCAGACCTATTGACGGTAGGTCTGGACCACTTTACGGTGTGGCGCACCGCACGACGTACGTCTCCAGGCGTCTCCAGGCACCACAGTCCAGGAGGTCAGCGTGTCACCCAGAACCTCTCGCCGCCCCCAGGTTTCCCGGACCGCGCTCCGCGCGCCGTCCCGGCTGTTCGCGGTCGGCCTGGCGATGGTCGTCGCCGTGTCGACGCTCGTCGGCGCCGCGCCGGGCCCGTCGCAGGACAGCCGTACCGCCCAGGACAGCCGCACCGTCCAGGGCGAGACCTGCGCGGTCAAGTCGAAGCCCGCCGGAAAGGTGCTTCAGGGCTACTGGGAGAACTGGGACGGCGCCGCCAACGGCGTGCATCCGCCGTTCGGCTGGACCCCGATCATCGACACCCGCATCCGCGACCACGGCTACAACGTCATCAACGCCGCGTTCCCCGTGATCCGTTCGGACGGCACCGTCCTCTGGGAGGACGGCATGGACTCGACGGTGAAGGTCGCCACGCCCGCCGAGATGTGTCAGGCCAAGGCGGACGGCGCCACGATCCTGATGTCGATCGGCGGCGCGACGGCCGGTATCGACCTCAGTTCGAGCACGGTCGCCGACCGGTTCGTCGAGACCGTGGTGCCCATCCTGAAGAAGTACAACTTCGACGGCATCGACATCGACATCGAGACCGGCCTGGTCGGCAGCGGAAACATCGCCAACCTGTCCGCCTCGCAGGCCAACCTCATCCGCATCATCGACGGCGTACTCGCGCAGATGCCCGCCAACTTCGGCCTGACGATGGCGCCCGAAACGGCGTACGTCACCGGAGGCAGCGTGACGTACGGCTCCATCTGGGGCGCCTACCTCCCCATCGTGAAGAAGTACGCCGACAACGGCCGCCTCTGGTGGCTGAACATGCAGTACTACAACGGCAGCATGTACGGCTGCTCCGGCGACTCCTACTCCGCCGGAACCGTCGAAGGCTTCACCGCCCAGACGGACTGCCTGAACAAGGGCCTGGTCGTTCAGGGCACCACGATCAAGGTCCCCTACGACAAACAGGTCCCGGGCCTGCCCGCCCAACCGGGCGCGGGCGGCGGCTACATGGCCCCGAACCTGGTGGCCCAGGCGTGGAACCACTACAACGGCGCGCTGAAGGGCCTGATGACGTGGTCCATCAACTGGGACGGGTCCAAGGGGTGGACTTTCGGGGACAATGTGAAGGGGCTTCCGTAGCGTGGCGTGCCGAGTCAGGCGACATTCCGCTCACCTGCTGAGCGTGCAGCCACACGGATCTGCCGGGACTGCTGGTGAGCCACCTACGTCGGGTGCTCCTGGCCCTGGGCGTTCTGGCACCTCACTGCGAGGGCCGCGATGTCGTCGTCGAGCCTTCCGCCGCTGTAGTGGAGCAGGTCCCGGTGAAGCCGGTCGAGCAGCTCGCGGGGCTGCTCCGGGCCCTGCTGCCGCATCCAGTCCGGCAGCGGGAAGAACTCGCCGGTGCGGTCCCGGGTCTCCGATACGCCGTCGGTGTAGAGCAGCAGCTGGTCGCCTTGGGCAAAGGCCACGGTGTCGATGCAGTAGTTGTCACCAATGAGCGCTGCGAGGTTGAGAGGCGCCGAGGGGGTGGTGGGCTCCAGGACGCGGATGTTCCCGCGATGCGCAAGCAGTGGTGGGGGGTGCCCGCAGTTGAGAAGTCTGACGTGGCCGCCGCCGTGCGGGATCTCGGCGATGAGAGCGGTGGCAAAGTGCTCTGGCAGATCCGGGGCGAGAAACGCAGCGCTATGGCGGCCGATGCTGGTCTCCAGACGATGGACGACGCCCCTCAGGTCGGGCTCGTCGTACGCGGCCTCCCTGAAGCAACTGATCACCGCCGAGGCCGCCCCCACCGCGGACAGGCCCTTGCCCCGAACGTCACCGATGAGCAGCCGGACCCCGTAGCGTG encodes:
- a CDS encoding PP2C family protein-serine/threonine phosphatase, translated to MIAIGRLRRRRPPYGDRWAAAHLSPIILTVLIAGLAFSTPRQIAFSRLLPAAPALAAAMWPVLPTILLGAFCLLVMISLSFFYADLGTQYTAAAIVAVTLAAAYASHVRLQREEILFQVRLVADAAQKVLLRPLPRRFEDIEIESLYLAAQEQARIGGDFYEAADTRYGVRLLIGDVRGKGLSAVGAASAVISCFREAAYDEPDLRGVVHRLETSIGRHSAAFLAPDLPEHFATALIAEIPHGGGHVRLLNCGHPPPLLAHRGNIRVLEPTTPSAPLNLAALIGDNYCIDTVAFAQGDQLLLYTDGVSETRDRTGEFFPLPDWMRQQGPEQPRELLDRLHRDLLHYSGGRLDDDIAALAVRCQNAQGQEHPT
- a CDS encoding oxidoreductase: MQLDLNSKTAVVTGASRGIGLATVKSLIDEGVRVVGAARTITPELKETGAFTVSADLSTAEGVATLMDAAFAELGGIDLLVNNVGAGDAVEPVGFLDTGDVQWQGIFDLNLLSAVRVTRTALPSLIERRGAIVNVSSINSRLPAAGPVAYSAAKAALTALGKSLAEEFGPKGVRVNTVSPGVVRTAIWEDPEGFGGKVAAGAGAEHGAFLAQIPDAFGITTGRITEAREVASLITFLLSDVAGNITGADHVIDGGTVKTI
- a CDS encoding cold-shock protein gives rise to the protein MANGTVKWFNSEKGFGFIEQEGGGPDVFAHYSNIATQGFRELQEGQKVTFDVTQGQKGPQAENILPA
- a CDS encoding ankyrin repeat domain-containing protein, which codes for MKNLNSLDPLAISATEAIRKGDVQALRRLLADHPGLASGTITTEGPAAGGRSLLHIAADWPGHYPQAPEVIAALAAAGADPSARFVGSHSETPLHWAASNDDVIALDALIAAGADIEATGAVIGGGTPLADARGFGQWRAARRLLEHGARADLQDAATLGLLDQVEAFITAAEPPTGPAITSAFWGACHGGQLPTAQRLFQQGADLDWIGYDDMTPLDIARAQDADDVVRWLLAQGASTRAELGNVEPE
- a CDS encoding DEAD/DEAH box helicase, translating into MNRSGRTNDRYSGKSNPRGFAAQRSRGAGGRPGGQSRRPAAPQGEFALPVTVTPGLPAVEAFGELDMPEVLLKTLNGLGVTEPFPIQAATLPNALAGRDVLGRGRTGSGKTLAFGLPLLARTAGQRADSKQPLALVLVPTRELAQQVTEALTPYARALKLRIATVVGGMSIGRQAGALRSGAEVLVATPGRLKDLIERRDCRLDRVSITVLDEADQMADMGFMPQVTELLDQVRPNGQRMLFSATLDRNVDLLVRRYLQDPVVHSVDPSAGAVTTMRHHELHVHGADKTAAATEIAARDGRVIMFLDTKHAVDQFTRHLLGSGVRAAALHGGKSQPQRTRTLAQFKTGDVTVLVATNVAARGIHVDNLDLVVNVDPPSDHKDYLHRGGRTARAGESGSVVTLVLPNQKRDMSRLMAAAGIRPQITQVRSGEAELSRITGAKAPSGIPISGAAPTAERPKRGGAPFRGMGTRPGRATGGSRRTTESRELAEARKAARVRRSA
- a CDS encoding chitinase; amino-acid sequence: MVVAVSTLVGAAPGPSQDSRTAQDSRTVQGETCAVKSKPAGKVLQGYWENWDGAANGVHPPFGWTPIIDTRIRDHGYNVINAAFPVIRSDGTVLWEDGMDSTVKVATPAEMCQAKADGATILMSIGGATAGIDLSSSTVADRFVETVVPILKKYNFDGIDIDIETGLVGSGNIANLSASQANLIRIIDGVLAQMPANFGLTMAPETAYVTGGSVTYGSIWGAYLPIVKKYADNGRLWWLNMQYYNGSMYGCSGDSYSAGTVEGFTAQTDCLNKGLVVQGTTIKVPYDKQVPGLPAQPGAGGGYMAPNLVAQAWNHYNGALKGLMTWSINWDGSKGWTFGDNVKGLP
- a CDS encoding TetR/AcrR family transcriptional regulator; this translates as MGRPKQFDPDAAVEQAMGVFWRKGYAATTPQDLVDALGIGKGSLYNTFGSKHALFERALRRYRDSQALALIEMLEESGPVKERLRAALWLLVDMDLADPDRRGCMAVNTAAELAGVDEVATELVRRMFDRTEEAFQALIEKGQRAGEIDPARDARGAGSLLLTTVVGLRLMARVAEGPDRLSRVIDATVDAL